A single window of Anaerocolumna chitinilytica DNA harbors:
- a CDS encoding DMT family transporter — MGFMGFLMAIISGALMSIQGVFNTGVTKQTSIWVSAAFVQLTALIVCIVAWFITGREGNFGGLFKIDSKYMLLGGAIGAFITITVVKSVDALGPAKAIMLIVTSQLIVAYLIELLGIFGAEKADFEWHRLIGVVLVIGGILTFKWE, encoded by the coding sequence ATGGGATTTATGGGTTTTTTAATGGCAATTATTTCAGGAGCACTCATGAGTATTCAGGGAGTTTTTAATACAGGTGTCACAAAACAGACCAGTATATGGGTATCCGCAGCCTTTGTTCAGCTTACGGCGCTAATTGTATGCATAGTAGCTTGGTTTATTACAGGAAGAGAAGGCAATTTCGGAGGACTTTTTAAAATTGATAGCAAGTATATGCTTTTAGGTGGAGCAATTGGTGCCTTTATTACGATTACGGTTGTGAAGAGCGTGGATGCCTTAGGGCCTGCCAAAGCCATCATGTTAATCGTTACTTCTCAGCTCATAGTAGCCTATCTTATTGAACTTCTGGGAATATTCGGTGCCGAAAAGGCAGACTTTGAGTGGCACAGGTTAATTGGAGTAGTGTTGGTAATAGGAGGTATTCTGACCTTTAAATGGGAGTAA
- a CDS encoding response regulator transcription factor, which translates to MGKKVLVVDDEKLIVKGIRFSLEQDGMEVDCAYDGEEALEAARKKEYDVVLLDVMLPKMTGFEVCQQIREFSNMPIIMLTAKGDDMDKILGLEYGADDYITKPFNILEVKARIKAIMRRSTKQNAEVQAKVVVFGDLKIDCESRRVYVGSKEVNLTAKEFDLLELLIFNPNKVYSRENLLNTVWGYDYPGDVRTVDVHIRRLREKIEDNPSEPKYVHTKWGVGYFFQN; encoded by the coding sequence GTGGGAAAGAAAGTTCTTGTTGTAGATGATGAAAAGTTAATTGTAAAAGGAATCCGTTTTAGTCTGGAGCAGGATGGCATGGAAGTGGATTGTGCTTATGACGGTGAGGAAGCTCTGGAAGCCGCAAGGAAAAAAGAGTATGATGTGGTATTGCTGGATGTCATGCTTCCGAAGATGACTGGCTTCGAAGTATGTCAGCAGATCAGAGAATTTTCGAATATGCCGATTATTATGCTTACAGCCAAAGGGGATGATATGGATAAGATCCTTGGTCTGGAATACGGAGCAGATGATTATATTACAAAACCCTTTAATATTTTGGAGGTTAAGGCCAGAATTAAGGCTATCATGCGCCGAAGTACGAAGCAGAATGCAGAGGTTCAGGCTAAGGTAGTCGTATTTGGAGATCTAAAAATCGACTGTGAAAGCAGGAGAGTATATGTTGGCAGCAAAGAAGTGAATTTAACTGCAAAAGAGTTTGATTTGCTGGAATTATTAATATTCAATCCCAATAAAGTCTACAGCAGGGAAAACTTACTAAATACAGTTTGGGGATATGATTATCCCGGAGATGTTAGAACAGTGGATGTGCATATAAGAAGACTTCGTGAAAAGATTGAAGATAATCCCAGTGAGCCTAAATATGTACATACAAAATGGGGTGTTGGCTATTTTTTCCAAAATTAG
- a CDS encoding helix-hairpin-helix domain-containing protein: MKKKYKYLKAGLIAVFLVLTGIIYSCQRIGKEQADSTLGTPLAAEETMQADALIDLPKDSDNKNEDITVTPTTEAYYVHICGAVKKPGVYEVSSGARIFEIVEMADGFTKDADEEYVNQAASIEDGQQIYIPTKDEVLNGEFEDKENVAGTGQTTAENSGKININTATKDELCTLPGIGDAKADSIINYRTDHGNFQSIEELKEINGIKDAVYNKIKDKIVIK, encoded by the coding sequence ATGAAGAAAAAGTATAAATATTTAAAAGCAGGTCTTATAGCTGTCTTTCTTGTTCTGACAGGAATCATCTATAGCTGTCAGCGGATTGGGAAAGAACAGGCAGACAGCACTTTAGGCACACCCCTTGCTGCGGAGGAAACAATGCAGGCGGATGCTCTTATTGATTTACCCAAAGACTCCGATAATAAGAATGAAGATATTACTGTTACGCCGACAACGGAAGCTTATTACGTCCATATCTGCGGGGCTGTAAAGAAGCCTGGAGTTTATGAGGTTTCATCCGGTGCCAGAATTTTTGAAATAGTAGAGATGGCTGACGGTTTTACCAAAGATGCAGATGAAGAATATGTCAATCAGGCAGCTTCTATAGAAGATGGTCAGCAGATATATATTCCTACGAAGGATGAAGTTCTAAACGGAGAGTTTGAAGATAAGGAAAACGTGGCTGGAACTGGACAAACAACTGCGGAGAACAGCGGTAAAATCAATATCAATACTGCTACCAAAGATGAATTGTGTACCTTGCCAGGTATTGGTGATGCAAAAGCAGACAGTATTATAAACTATCGGACAGATCATGGTAATTTCCAGAGTATTGAGGAATTAAAAGAAATCAATGGAATTAAGGATGCTGTTTATAATAAAATAAAAGACAAGATAGTAATTAAATAA